Proteins encoded by one window of Solanum stenotomum isolate F172 unplaced genomic scaffold, ASM1918654v1 scaffold12556, whole genome shotgun sequence:
- the LOC125850005 gene encoding uncharacterized protein LOC125850005, translated as MTLILTPLCFIILVWTTIAFCLVEGYGSSRNADLTLDTIHGDIYDCVDVYKQPTLLHPMPHKERIKMTIAKELEKQRLVKAKRLQKDENIYFKAEEFWLNKKGCPIGTVPIRRLTQEQLQNAKDASLSMANKSLAEDIIDFAGISINASPEIKNFTSVTATITLYNLTVNGLGQYSSATIFHQSADNATNFEQIQAGWIVHPQLYGDSRTRLYSHWTTDGGQKTGCYNNICPGFVQLDTDVPIDYAFPKISRPMYDDYELEIQIYKDEDYYLLFQGLFSIGFWPETMFNELRNGSQVVRYGGQAFTPAGEQYSPPMGNGNFQDDNPHTTCHMRQVLYGVSYNQEVQPDESLVQTHQSRCYHEGSQHNAHDDYWDYNFLFGGGGFC; from the exons ATGACATTGATACTTACACCTCTATgcttcattattttagtttggaCCACCATTGCCTTTTGTTTGGTTGAAGGTTATGGATCTAGTCGAAATGCAGATCTCACCCTTGAC ACTATTCACGGAGATATTTATGATTGTGTGGATGTTTATAAACAACCAACTCTTTTGCATCCGATGCCGCACAAAGAAAGAATCAAG ATGACAATTGCTAAGGAGCTAGAAAAACAAAGATTAGTCAAAGCCAAGCGATTGCAAAAggatgaaaatatttattttaaggcaGAAGAGTTCTGGTTGAATAAAAAAGGTTGTCCGATTGGAACGGTCCCTATTCGACGATTGACACAAGAACAACTCCAAAATGCCAAAGATGCCTCCTTAAGCATGGCAAATAAATCCCTTGCTGAAGATATCATCGAT TTTGCAGGAATTAGTATAAATGCATCTccagaaataaaaaattttacaAGTGTCACAGCCACTATTACTTTGTATAATCTAACAGTAAATGGACTTGGCCAATATAGTTCTgcaacaatatttcatcaaagtGCAGATAATGCGACAAATTTCGAGCAAATACAAGCAGGATGGATT GTACATCCACAACTATACGGTGATAGCCGAACTCGGTTATACTCCCATTGGACA acGGATGGCGGCCAGAAAACAGGATGTTACAACAATATTTGTCCAGGATTTGTTCAACTTGACACTGATGTACCAATAGATTATGCATTCCCAAAAATCTCTAGGCCAATGTATGATGACTATGAATTGGAAATTCAGATATACAAGGATGAAG ACTATTATCTTTTGTTTCAGGGTTTGTTTAGTATTGGATTTTGGCCGGAGACCATGTTCAATGAATTAAGAAATGGATCGCAGGTAGTGCGATATGGAGGACAAGCGTTTACACCAGCGGGTGAACAATATAGTCCACCCATGGGAAATGGTAATTTTCAGGATGACAATCCACACACCACTTGTCATATGCGTCAAGTCCTGTATGGAGTGAGTTATAATCAAGAAGTTCAACCCGATGAATCGTTGGTTCAAACTCATCAATCTAGATGTTACCATGAAGGAAGTCAACATAATGCTCATGATGATTACTgggattataattttttgtttggggGTGGTGGTTTTTGCTGA